ATCCCGAGGACGCCGCGATGCCACTCCGGATCGTCCATTACAAAGCAGAGGGCCGGGAAGTGTCCGTCTGCATCGCGCAAGGCAAGCAATCTTTCTTCGATCGCCTCCAGTGCGTTTGCCTCGGTCGCTTTGCGTTCGTCGTTCAGACGATTGAGCTTTGCGGCCAGGTCACGGGCGCGATTGCTGTCGCGTGTCAGGAACAGCTCGACCACGTCGCTGGCAACGTCCATGCGGCCCGCGGCGTTGATGCGTGGCGCAATACGGAAACCGACCTCAGTGGCCGTGGGGGGGCGATCCAGCGGGATCTGAGAGACCTCCATCAAGGCACGCAAGCCCGTCTGGATAGGATTGCGCAGTTCGCGAAGGCCAAGTGAAGCAATGACGCGGTTTTCGCCTTCCAATGGAACGGAGTCGGCAATGGTGGCGATGGCGACCAGCTTTAGAAAAGAGGGAACCAGAGTGCGTTCCAGACGCTCCCGCTCCATGTCATTTGTGCAGGAAGCTCGAAGAATCGCATGAGCCAGCTTAAAAGCGACGGCTGCTCCACACAAGGATTTGAAGGGATATGGACAGCTATCTTGCGCGGGATTGATCACGGCATAAGCATCCGGCACACCCTGCGCTCCGTCGGGGAGATGGTGATCCGTCACGATAAGGTCAAGCCCGAGCGCGCGAGCTTCGGTAGCAGCGGCAAAGGCGCGGATGCCGGTATCGACGCTAATCACCAGACGAATTCCTTCCGCTGTGGCATCGGCTAAAACGCCGGTCCTCATGCCATAACCCTCGCGGATGCGGTGAGGGATGTGATAGCGGACGATCGCTGGAGTTTCTTTGGGGGCGCTGCGTTCGATGGCTGTCTTGAGGAGGACCGTGGCGGTGGTGCCATCGACGTCGTAATCGCCGTAGATCAGGATGGGTTCAGAGTCGTACACGGCGCGCTGGATGCGTTCTACGGCAGCACCCATACCGAGCATTCGCATTGGATCGATCAAGTCGTCGAGAGAGGGAGAGAAAAAACTCCGTATGGAGCCCTCATCCGTAATGCCTCGCGCAGCTAAAAAGTAAGCGATTCCTCGAGGGCAGCCTGTGGCACTTGCAATTTGTTCGACAAGCGTTTCATCGACAGGGGCCGTCTTCCATTCGCGCTGTATCTCAGTTTGAAGAGAGACCACCGTTTTTGCTGCCTCTTTCTTTACTCATCGTTATCGCGGTCGTCTACGATAATGCTGCCCAGATCGGATACGGTTTCGGTCAACTCCAGGAAGGTATCGTACCAATCGGTGGCAGCTTCAAAGAGGAACATGACGCCCTGATGGGCAAATCCCAGCTGCAGGTAGCCGATCTTGCCGATATGCCGCAGAAGTCGTTCTGCGTCTTCAATCTCATGGGCCTCGTCATCGGGATAGACCTGGTCTCGGATGCGCTCGATCAAAACGGCGATATCTGTTTTTTCAAGAACGACTTCGCTCATGGTCATGAAGGGGGCGCCTGAGGCTTTGGCGAGCTCGACAAAGTCCTTCCAGCCATCAGGGTTTTCTTCCTCAAAGAGGACCGTTGGAACATCCTCGGAGACATAGCCGTTCATTCGCTGCATGCCATGGCCTGCAATGAAGGCCACCATGTCGTCTTTGAGCGAGATGAGATTATCGAGATTCATCCGAGACGTATTGTCTCAGAAAGCGGAGTTCGGCGACACTGCTTTTCGGCGGTTACGGTGCATCGTTCGATATGCTAGGGAATCCAACGAAGATGCCATTCTTTGAACATCATCTGTTTATCTGTACCAACGAGCGCGATGAGTCGGCTTCACGCCCAAGCTGTCTCCCGAAGGGGAGCAAGAAGCTCAAGGCAGTCTTCAAGGATGCGATCAAGGACGCA
This portion of the Edaphobacter sp. 4G125 genome encodes:
- the recJ gene encoding single-stranded-DNA-specific exonuclease RecJ is translated as MVSLQTEIQREWKTAPVDETLVEQIASATGCPRGIAYFLAARGITDEGSIRSFFSPSLDDLIDPMRMLGMGAAVERIQRAVYDSEPILIYGDYDVDGTTATVLLKTAIERSAPKETPAIVRYHIPHRIREGYGMRTGVLADATAEGIRLVISVDTGIRAFAAATEARALGLDLIVTDHHLPDGAQGVPDAYAVINPAQDSCPYPFKSLCGAAVAFKLAHAILRASCTNDMERERLERTLVPSFLKLVAIATIADSVPLEGENRVIASLGLRELRNPIQTGLRALMEVSQIPLDRPPTATEVGFRIAPRINAAGRMDVASDVVELFLTRDSNRARDLAAKLNRLNDERKATEANALEAIEERLLALRDADGHFPALCFVMDDPEWHRGVLGILASRIVDRTGQPALVLTHEDGQAHGSGRSIAGYHLLNALTAVHDEDSALFTRFGGHAHAVGFSLPSQNVLLLRERMEQHSAVHLLSPDLLAPPLECDAEVSLEDLNPLFYDWLDRCGPFGIGNPEPILFTRSVTLVSEARIIKDRHVCLEVASGNHRFNALGWSRGSTLWTEVCHRMQLTSGSCLDLAYRLRTKSNPWFTGLELELVDLRPAVPQKRYPS